GGCATCGGGTTCTACGGAGATAAGAACGTATACTGAAGGCGATCATTTTACCTACTATGCGTTCACCGATGAAGATATCCGCAATACCCCAAGGATATCGAGCAATTACGCTTTTGAATATGTGCCCGGCGATGGTTATGCGCCATCAAATGCCATCATTTGTAATGATACCTCTGATGCTACCCCGCTAAAAACGTACCTCACAGCATTAGGATATGAACAGCAGAAACGTAAGCAGGGGGAGGAAGATGTGTGGAAAAAGCGTACTGAGATTGAAGGGGCAACCTTCTATATCTGGGTTAATAAAGACGCTAAACAGGTTTACCTTACGAAAGTATTCCATGACTAACTGCGCTGATTATCCGTATTTCAATCACCATTGAAAATCAGTGTAGGGTAAAAAACAAAGGCCGGATACTATATCCGGCCTTTTTGATGCGTACTGAATGGATTAATCGTGTTTCAGATTGGACGTAAAGTCACGTTTGTCGTAGCCGGTATACAGCTGACGTGGACGGGCAATTTTGATGCCGTCGTCGTGCATTTCGTTCCAGTGCGCAATCCAGCCCACAGTACGTGCCATCGCGAAGATAACGGTGAACATGGAAGAAGGAATACCCATCGCTTTCAGGATAATACCGGAGTAGAAGTCCACGTTCGGGTACAGTTTCTTCTCAATGAAGTACGGGTCGTTCAGCGCGATATGCTCCAGCTCCATTGCCACTTCCAGCAGGTCGTCTTTTCTGCCCAGTTCTTTCAGCACTTCATGACAGGTTTCACGCATGACTTTGGCGCGTGGATCGTGGTTCTTGTACACGCGGTGGCCGAAGCCCATCAGACGGAAGGAGTCGTTCTTGTCTTTTGCACGTTCGATAAACGCAGGGATGTGTTCCACGCTGCTGATCTCTTCCAGCATACGCAGACAGGCTTCGTTCGCGCCGCCGTGCGCCGGTCCCCACAGTGAGGCGATCCCCGCGGCGATACAGGCAAACGGGTTTGCGCCAGACGAGCCAGCAGTACGGACGGTAGACGTCGAGGCGTTTTGTTCGTGATCGGCATGCAGGATCAGAATACGATCCATGGCGCGTTCCAGCACCGGATTTACAACATACTCTTCGCAAGGGG
The genomic region above belongs to Pectobacterium colocasium and contains:
- a CDS encoding citrate synthase — encoded protein: MADKKATLILEGKEPIELNVLSGTLGHDEIDIRPLGSKGYFTFDPGFTSTASCESKITYIDGDEGVLLHRGFPIAQLAEKSNYLEVCYILLFGEVPTVEQYETFKTTVTRHTMIHEQITRLFHGFRRDSHPMAVLCGVTGALAAFYHDSLDINIERHREIAAYRLLSKMPTVAAMCYKYSLGQPFVYPKNNLSYAGNFLHMMFSTPCEEYVVNPVLERAMDRILILHADHEQNASTSTVRTAGSSGANPFACIAAGIASLWGPAHGGANEACLRMLEEISSVEHIPAFIERAKDKNDSFRLMGFGHRVYKNHDPRAKVMRETCHEVLKELGRKDDLLEVAMELEHIALNDPYFIEKKLYPNVDFYSGIILKAMGIPSSMFTVIFAMARTVGWIAHWNEMHDDGIKIARPRQLYTGYDKRDFTSNLKHD